The genomic region TGCCGGGCCGGACGGCGACGTCTCTAGGCACAGCGTTCCCATGGACCGCTGTCGGCCAGCTGCGTGACTGCCCCGCGTCGACGCGTCGCCGACCGGAGCGCGTCGCTGAACGCGCGGGCGTGCTGGAACCGATCGGACGGGTCCTTGGCGAGGGCCTTCGCGAGCACGCGATCGAGCGCAGCGGGGAGGTCGGGGCGGTAGGTGCTCGCGCGTGCCGGTTCCTCGTGGACGTGCTGGTAGGCGACGGAGACCGGGTCGTCGCCGACGAAGGGCGGCCGCCCGGTCACCAGCTCGAAGAGCAGGCAGCCCGCGGAGTAGAGGTCGCTGCGCGCGTCCGCGGTCTCACCGCGCGCCTGTTCCGGCGAGAGATAGACAGGGGTCCCCAGGGACGGCCGGAACTGGGTGATGGTCGCGGTCGGATCGCGACCGTCCCTGGCGATCCCGAAGTCCACGACCTTGACCGAGCCCTCGGGGGTGATCATGACGTTGGCCGGCTTGATGTCGCGGTGGACGACGCCCGCTCGGTGGCTGGCGTCCAGCGCCGCGAGGAGACCCAGCTGGTGCCGGATCGAGACCGCGAGGGTGGGCCGACCCTCGCGCAGCAGCTCCTTCAGCGACCGGCCGCCGATGTGCTCCATCACGATGAACGGGACGCGGATCCCGTCCGTCGAGCCGTCGTCGATCCGGTGGTGCCCGGTGTCGTAGACCGACACGATCGCGGGATGGCTGAGGCCGGCCAGGGTCAGCGCCTCGCGGCGGAGCCGCTGATGGAGCTGAGCGTCCCGGGCCAGGTCCTTGCGCAGCATCTTGATCGCGACGGTGCGACCCGAGCGGAGGTCGTGGCCGCGACGTACCTCGGCCATGCCGCCTCGACCGATGACCTCGCCCACCTCGTAGCGCCCGTGCAGGATCCGCGGTGTGGGGCCCAGGAGTACGTCGCGCGACGGGAGGCTCATCGGCTCGGCTCCCAGCGGAACAGCCGCCGGGCCAGCGCCGTCGTCGCGACGACCCACCCGAGCGTGGGCGCGAGCAGTCGCAGGGAGTCGCCGAGCGGCTCGCTGCCGCTCCAGGCCTGGGCGATCAGCTCGGTGGCCGACCCCCCGGGCAGCGCTCGCTTGAGGACGGTGAGGTCCTCGGTGCCGGTGAGTCCCACCCAGCTCGCCACCGCGATCACCAGCAGGCTCACGGGCAGCGTGGTCACCTGGGCGTGCTCGGGGGAGTTGGTGAGCCCCGCGGTGGCCAGGGCCAGGCCGACCATCATGGCGGTGATCGCGAGGACCGCGACCGCGAGGATCGGCAGGCGCGCCGGACGGCTCGCGACCGCGCCGAGCACGGCCAGCATCGCCACCACCTGGAGCACGGCGATGGCGACCACCGGCGCGACCAGCCCGCTGAGGATGTCGCGGTCGGTCGCGGCGGTGGAGCGCAGCCGCTTGAGGAAGAGGTTCTGCCGGCGCGAGGCGAGGGTCGTCACGGCCGTGGTGTAGAGCCCGAAGGCCATCACCGTGAACACCACGATCGCCGCGATGTAGCCGGTCCCGGCACTCTCGGAGAAGTCGTCGTGCCGATAGAGGAACAGTGCGCCGACGGCGACCGGGATGATGAGGCCGGTGACCAGGACGAGGCGGTTGCGGAAGATCTGGGCGAGCTCGCTGCGTGCTATGACCAGCATGAGCGCGCCTCCTTTCGAGGTGACGGGTGGTCGGGATCAGGCTCGGCTGAGGGCACGGAAGACGTCGTCGAGGCGGGTGGGGCCGGCTTCCAGGCCGCGCAGCTCGACACCGCTGTCGTGGGCCCAGCCGAGCAGCCGGTGCAGGTCGGTCTGGAGGTTGAACGTCTCGACGTGGAAGGCACCGTTGAGCGCGCCCACGATCGGGGGCTCGGGCGCGCCGGGCGGCAGGGCGAAGGTGATCACCGAGGGCAGGGTCTGGGTCAGCTCGAGCACCGTGCCCTCGCGCCGCAGCGTTCCCTCGTGCATCAGCCCGATCCGGTCGGCGCGCTCCTGTGCCTCCTCCAGGTAGTGGGTGGTCAGCACGATCGTGGCCCCGTCCTCGCGGAGCCGGTCCACCGCGGACCACAGCGCGTCGCGGGACTGCACGTCCAGCCCTGTGGTGGGCTCGTCGAGGATGACCAGCTCGGGCCCGCCGTACACGACGGTGGCGAAGTCCAGGCGCCGCCTCTCCCCACCGGACAGGTGCGAGACCCGGGTGCCCGCCTTGTGGGTCAGGCCGGCGATGGCGAGCACCCGGTCGACGTCGTCGCGTCGTCCGCTCAGCGCCCCGATCAGGCCCAGGGACTCGCGCACCGTCAGGTCGGGGGAGAAGCCGCTCTCCTGCAGCATGATGCCCATCCGCGGCCGTACGACGCGCCGGTCCTGCGGGCTCGCGCCGAAGATCCGTACGGTGCCGGAGGCGGCCGGGCGGTGGCCCTCGACGACCTCCAGGGTGGAGGTCTTGCCGGCACCGTTCGTGCCGAGCAGCGCGTAGAGCTCGCCGCGCTCCACCCGGAACGACAGGTCGTGGACGGCGCGGAAATCGCCGTAGGTGACGGTCAGGTGATCGACGTCGATGACAGGACTGGCGGACATGGAGGTTCCCCTTGCGTCGGGAGCCCGGAGCGGGCGATGTCCTCAGACTGCGGTGGCGGCGGCGGGGTCGCATCGGTGAGAGCCCCGTAGGTGCCCGGCGGCCCTCACCGTGCTGCGTCTAGGTGGTCGCCCCGGCTGGACCCTGGTCACGGGCTGGACCGGGGCTGGCGGTTGTCGCTCGGATCGGGGAAAGTGACCTCCCCGGCCATCCGCCCGGTGCGGTCCGAAGGGGTGGGGGCCGGCGGAGGGGGGGCCGAGATGACCGACCTGGTGGGCCGGCGAGCGGAGAGCGCTGCCGTCGAGGACCTGCTCGCCCGGGCGCGCGAGGGGCGCAGCGGCGCCCTGGTCGTGCGCGGTGAGGCCGGCATCGGCAAGACCGCGGTGCTGGCGCACGCCCGGGACACCGGGGATCGGTGGGGGTTCCGGGTCGAGTCCCTGACCGGGGTGCAGTCGGAGGCGCAGTTCGCCTTCGCTGGCCTGCACCAGCTGTGCGGACTGCTGCTGGACCGCGTGGAGGTGCTGCCCGAGCCGCAGCAGGCGGCCCTGGAGGTCGCATTCGGTCTCCGGGGCGGCCCCGCGCCGGACCGGTTCCTGGTCGGGCTGGCCGTCCTCAACCTGCTGGCCGAGGTCGCCGAGGAGCGGGGTCTCCTGTGTCTGCTCGACGACGCGCAGTGGCTGGACCCGGCGTCCGCGCAGGTGCTGGCCTTCGTGTCCCGGCGGGTGGCAGCCGAACGGCTGGCGCTGGTGTTCGCCGTACGCGACTGCGAGGAGGGAGACCTCCTCCCGTTCTCCGGGATCCCCGACCTGCGCTTGGCTCCGCTCGGTGAGACCGACGCGCGGGCGCTGCTGACCGCCGCCGTGCGGACACCACTCGACGATGCCGTCCGGGACCGGATCGTGGCAGAGGCGCGCGGCAACCCGCTGGCGCTCCTGGAGCTGCCTCGCAGTGCGCAACCGGCGAGGCTCGCCGGCGGGTTCGAGCTGCCCGACGCGCTCGACGTCCCGCACCGCATCGAGGCGAGCTTCCAGCGACGTTCCAGCAGCCTCCCGGCGGAGACGCAGCTGTTCCTCCTGGTCGCAGCGGCCGAGCCGACCGGCGAGATGGCCCTGCTGAGCCGAGCGACGGAGTCGCTGGGCATCGCGAGCGACGCCCACGCTCCCGCCGAGGCGGCAGGCCTGCTGGAGCTCGGCACGCAGGTGCGGTTCCGGCACCCCCTGGTGCGCTCGGCGGTGTACCGGGCAGCCCACGCGGCCGACCGTCGCCGCGCCCACGGCGCGCTGGCCGGGGCGACCGATCCAGCGGTCGACCCCGATCGCCGGGCCTGGCACCGTGCGCAGGCGGTGCTCGGGGTCGACGAGGCGGCCGCTGCCGACCTGGAGCGCTCGGCCGCGCGAGCCCGGGCCCGTGGCGGACTGGCCGCTGCTGCGGCCTTCCTGCAGCGGGCGGTCGAGCTGACCTCCGACCCCGCCGACCGGGTCCGGAGGGCGTTGGAAGCCGCGCAGGCCAAGCACGAGGCGGGTGCCTCCGACGTCGCCCTGGACCTGCTGGCCGCCGCGGCGACCGGTCCGGTGGACGACCTTCAGGCAGCCCGGCTGGCGCTGTTGCGTGCCCAGATCGCCTTCCACACCACGCGCGGGGGCGACGTGCCGGGGATGCTGCTGGACGCCGCCGAGACCCTCGCCCCGCTGGACCCGGCGCTGTCCCGAGAGACCTACCTGCACGCGCTCGACGCGGCGATCCACGCCGGCCGCCTCGCCCGCGGACGAGGGCTGGCGGAGGCGGCCGCGGCCGCCCAGCAGGCTCCGCCGTCCACGGGGCCGCCGCAGCCCGCCGACCTGCTGCTGGACGGACTGGTCGCGAGATTCACCGACGGCTTCGAGGCCAGCGTCCCCACCCTGCAACGAGCCCTCGCGGCGCTGACCGACCGCGACTCGTGCGCCGACGACGCCCGCTGGTTCTGGCTGGCCTGCCACGTCGCGGCGATGCTGTGGGACGACGAGGCCCTCTACTCGACGGCCTGCCGCGCGGTCCGCCTCGCCCGCGAGGCCGGCGCCCTGGCCACCCTCCCCGCCGCGCTCAACGGGGTGACCTACGTGCTGGTGCTGCGCGGGGAGGTCGCCCGGGCCGGAGAGCTGGCCGCCGAGGAGGCGGCGATCACGGAGGCGACGGGCGCCCCGCCGCTGCTCAACGCCCGCCTGATGCTGGCCGCCTGGGGCGGTCGGGAGCGGGAGACCGTGGAGCTCTACGCGACCATGGTCGAGGAGGCGACGGAGCGCGGCGAGAGCACCATGATCGACCTCGCCCAGGCGATGCTTGCAGCGCTCCACAACGGCCGGGGCAACTACCCGGACGCCCTCGCCGCGGCGATGCCGCCGTGTGAGCACGACGTGGCGTTCAGCAGCCTGGCCCTCCCCGAGCTCGTCGAGGCCGCGTCGCGTGCCGGACAGCCGGAGCGGGCCGCCGCCGCAGCCGACCTGCTCGATCGGCGGGCGCGTGCCAGCGCGACGCCGTACGGGTTGGGGCTGGCGGCATACGCCCGCGCCCTGGTCAGCTCCGGGCCCGCTGCCGAAAAGCACTATCGCGAGGCGATCGAGCGGCTCCGGGGCTGCCGGATCGCCGCCTACCTCGCCCGGGCCCACCTCGTCTACGGCGAGTGGCTGCGCCGCGAGCGCCGACGCCACGAGGCCCGCGAGCAGCTCCGCACCGCCCACGAGATGCTGAAGGCGATGGGCGCGGACGCGTTCGCCGAGCGTGCCGCCCGCGAGCTGCGTGCCACCGGCGAGCACCCGCGCAGCCGGACCGCGCAGCCGACCGACGCGCTCACCGCTCAGGAGCTCCACATCGCGCGGTTCGTGGCCACCGGGGCGACCTCCCGGGAGATCGGCGCGCAGCTGTTTCTCAGCCCGCGCACGATCGAGGCCCATCTGCGCAACATCTTCCGCAAGCTCGGCATCACCTCCCGCCGCCAGCTCAAGGAGCTGCCGCTTCCCTGACCGGGGCCGGGCACCGCGTGCCACGGGGTCAGTGGACGCCCGCGTGCACCCGCTCGGCGATCCGCTTCTCCAGGGCGTTGAAGTCGGGGGCGTTCACGTCCCGCTCGGCCGGGAGATCGATCCGGACGACCTCCGCCACGTGCCCCGGTACGCCGTGGGAGGCGCCGCCGGCCATGATCACGACCCGGTCGGCAAGGTAGACCGCCTCCTCGATCGAGTGGGTCACGAAGACCACCGTCGTGCCGGTGTCGAGGTGGATGCGCCGCAGCTCGTGCTGCATCTGGGTGCGGGTGAGCGCGTCGAGCGCACCGAACGGCTCGTCCATCAGCAGCACCGCCGGGTCGGTGGCCAGCACACGTGCGATCGCGACCCGCTGCTGCATGCCGCCGGACAGCTCGCCGGGGAACCGGTTCGCGAACCGGGTCAGCCCGACCACCTCGATGAACTGCGCGGCCCGCTCCTTGCACACAC from Nocardioides sp. dk884 harbors:
- a CDS encoding protein kinase domain-containing protein — its product is MSLPSRDVLLGPTPRILHGRYEVGEVIGRGGMAEVRRGHDLRSGRTVAIKMLRKDLARDAQLHQRLRREALTLAGLSHPAIVSVYDTGHHRIDDGSTDGIRVPFIVMEHIGGRSLKELLREGRPTLAVSIRHQLGLLAALDASHRAGVVHRDIKPANVMITPEGSVKVVDFGIARDGRDPTATITQFRPSLGTPVYLSPEQARGETADARSDLYSAGCLLFELVTGRPPFVGDDPVSVAYQHVHEEPARASTYRPDLPAALDRVLAKALAKDPSDRFQHARAFSDALRSATRRRGAVTQLADSGPWERCA
- a CDS encoding ABC transporter permease codes for the protein MLVIARSELAQIFRNRLVLVTGLIIPVAVGALFLYRHDDFSESAGTGYIAAIVVFTVMAFGLYTTAVTTLASRRQNLFLKRLRSTAATDRDILSGLVAPVVAIAVLQVVAMLAVLGAVASRPARLPILAVAVLAITAMMVGLALATAGLTNSPEHAQVTTLPVSLLVIAVASWVGLTGTEDLTVLKRALPGGSATELIAQAWSGSEPLGDSLRLLAPTLGWVVATTALARRLFRWEPSR
- a CDS encoding ABC transporter ATP-binding protein, with amino-acid sequence MSASPVIDVDHLTVTYGDFRAVHDLSFRVERGELYALLGTNGAGKTSTLEVVEGHRPAASGTVRIFGASPQDRRVVRPRMGIMLQESGFSPDLTVRESLGLIGALSGRRDDVDRVLAIAGLTHKAGTRVSHLSGGERRRLDFATVVYGGPELVILDEPTTGLDVQSRDALWSAVDRLREDGATIVLTTHYLEEAQERADRIGLMHEGTLRREGTVLELTQTLPSVITFALPPGAPEPPIVGALNGAFHVETFNLQTDLHRLLGWAHDSGVELRGLEAGPTRLDDVFRALSRA
- a CDS encoding ATP-binding protein produces the protein MTDLVGRRAESAAVEDLLARAREGRSGALVVRGEAGIGKTAVLAHARDTGDRWGFRVESLTGVQSEAQFAFAGLHQLCGLLLDRVEVLPEPQQAALEVAFGLRGGPAPDRFLVGLAVLNLLAEVAEERGLLCLLDDAQWLDPASAQVLAFVSRRVAAERLALVFAVRDCEEGDLLPFSGIPDLRLAPLGETDARALLTAAVRTPLDDAVRDRIVAEARGNPLALLELPRSAQPARLAGGFELPDALDVPHRIEASFQRRSSSLPAETQLFLLVAAAEPTGEMALLSRATESLGIASDAHAPAEAAGLLELGTQVRFRHPLVRSAVYRAAHAADRRRAHGALAGATDPAVDPDRRAWHRAQAVLGVDEAAAADLERSAARARARGGLAAAAAFLQRAVELTSDPADRVRRALEAAQAKHEAGASDVALDLLAAAATGPVDDLQAARLALLRAQIAFHTTRGGDVPGMLLDAAETLAPLDPALSRETYLHALDAAIHAGRLARGRGLAEAAAAAQQAPPSTGPPQPADLLLDGLVARFTDGFEASVPTLQRALAALTDRDSCADDARWFWLACHVAAMLWDDEALYSTACRAVRLAREAGALATLPAALNGVTYVLVLRGEVARAGELAAEEAAITEATGAPPLLNARLMLAAWGGRERETVELYATMVEEATERGESTMIDLAQAMLAALHNGRGNYPDALAAAMPPCEHDVAFSSLALPELVEAASRAGQPERAAAAADLLDRRARASATPYGLGLAAYARALVSSGPAAEKHYREAIERLRGCRIAAYLARAHLVYGEWLRRERRRHEAREQLRTAHEMLKAMGADAFAERAARELRATGEHPRSRTAQPTDALTAQELHIARFVATGATSREIGAQLFLSPRTIEAHLRNIFRKLGITSRRQLKELPLP
- a CDS encoding ABC transporter ATP-binding protein is translated as MTTTSHLAHLTRSADVGRVLIDDVGKRYGGSGAGGVDAVAGVSLEIGAGEFVAVVGASGCGKSTLLRILAGFESQTRGRVEVGGTPVTRPGPDRGVVFQDYGLFPWLTVAENVRYGLRQQRLPRGVCKERAAQFIEVVGLTRFANRFPGELSGGMQQRVAIARVLATDPAVLLMDEPFGALDALTRTQMQHELRRIHLDTGTTVVFVTHSIEEAVYLADRVVIMAGGASHGVPGHVAEVVRIDLPAERDVNAPDFNALEKRIAERVHAGVH